The sequence below is a genomic window from Streptomyces sp. NBC_00582.
TCGGCACGCTGCTGCGGCTCGGTGCGGAGGCCGAGGTGGTGGCGCCCGCGGAGCCGCGGGAGCAGATGGCGCGCACGGTCGGGGCGCCGGCCGACACGTATCTGCGCCCGCCCCCTACGGCGCGGCCGCAGGGGTCATGACGGCGGTACGGCCGAGGAGGGCGGCGAGAAGCAGCGCGGTGAGCGCCGTGAGGGTCGTGCCCCGCCGGCCGAGGGCGTCGAGCAGAGGTGCGGCGGCGGCGGTGCCGAGGGCGCCGGCCGAGAAGTACAGCACGAGATAGACGCTGGTGAGGCTGCCGGAGCGGCGGGGGTCGAGGGCGATGACACGGCTGGTGTTGGCGGCCTGGGCGGCGAAGCAGCCGGCGTCGAAGAGGGCCAGGCCGAGGACGAGGACCGGCGGGGTGTCCGGGCCGGAGGCCAGCAGGGCGGTGCCGGCCGCCGCGGCCGCCATGCTGAGGCCGATCACGGTGTCCGGGGTGCGGCGGTCGCCGAGGCGTCCGGTGAACGGGAGGGCGGCGAGTCCGAGGAGCCCGGTGAGGCTGTACAGGCCGATGGCGGTCGGGTCCAGGGAGTGGGGCGGTGCGGCCAGGGCGAGCGCGAGGGTGACCCAGACGAGGTTGAAGGCGAAGTACCACAGTCCCCCGGCGAGCGCGGCGCGCCGCAGGGGCGGGAACTCCCGCAGCAGCGCGGGGAGTGCGGTGAGGGTGGCGCGGTAGCCGTGCGGGGAGCGCGGGCGCTCGCGGGGCAGGAGGGTCGCCGCGGCGACGGCGCAGAGCAGGGCGAGGCCGGCGAAGACGAGGAGCATGCGGCGCCAGCCGAGGGCATCGGTGAGGGCGCCGCCCGCCAGGCGGCTCAGCAGGATGCCCGCCGACATGCCGGCGGCCACCGTGGCGACGCCCGTGGCGCGCCGCTCGGGCGGGGCGTGCCGGCCCGCGATGCCGCCGGCCTGGGCAGCGACGCCGGCGGCCGCGCCGATGAGCAGGTAGGCGGTCAGGAGCACCGTCGGGCCGGACGCGGCCGCGGCGACGGCGAGGGCGGCGGCCAGAGCGGTGAGCTGGGCGGCCACGAGGCGGTGGGGGGCGAGACGGTCGGCGAGCGGCAGCAGGAGGGCGAAGCCGGTCATGCAGCCGGCGAGCGCGGCGGTCGGCACGAGGCCGATCACGGAGTCGGAGACACCCACGTCGGCGGCGATGGTGGAGAGCACGGGCTGGACGGCGTAGTTGTTGGCGATCGCCGTACCGGCGACGCAGGCGAGGAGGAGGGGGCCGTGGCGCGGAAGGGGGCGCGTCATGGCCGGGTGCCGCGGGTGAGGACGACGGCGTAACGGCACTCGGTGTCCGTGGTGTTGGCGAAGGCGCGCTCCGACGGCTCGCCGAGTTCGATGGTGTCGCCGGGGCCGAGGTCGTGGACGGTGTCGCCGTCGTGGAAGGTCAGGTGCCCGTCGAGGACCCACACGATCTGCCGTACGAACGCGAAGGCGGCCGCCGGGTACGGCACATGGGCGCCGGCGGGCAGCCGGATCTCGGCGACCTCGGCGGGGAAGTGCGGGGAGGTGATCTGGCGGCGCCGGTAACCGGTGTCGGGGTCCCGCCACTCGGGCGCCCCGTCCCCTCGGCGCACACCCGCCGTCTCCCCCGTGTCGGCCGTCATGTCGTCTCCCGGGGCGTCCCGGGTGCCTTCGGCGAGGGCGAGCAGGGAGGCGATGCTGAGCTGGAAGGCCGCCGACAGCTTGCCGAGGACGACGGCGGTGGGACTGCTCTCGCCGCGCTCGATCCTGCTGATCATCGCCTGGGACACGCCGGAGGCGTCGGCGAGCTGGGCCAGGGTCCAGCGGCGGCGTTCACGTTCGGTGCGGACGCGGGTGGCGATCTGCCTCACCAGAGGATCTACTATGTTGGACATGAATCCAATATACGAGAGACACCGGGCGTCGGTGACCGTGCGCCCCGCGCGGCCCGGCGACGGCGAGGCGATCCGCGCGATCCGCAACCACGCCGTCGAGAAGTCGACGGCCCTGTGGACGCAGACCCCGCAGTCCCCCGCCGAGGGAAGGGTCTGGCTGGCGGCCCATCTGGAGCGCGGCTCGGCGTACGTGGCCGAGGTGGAGGGGGAGATCGCCGGATTCGCCGTGTACGGCCCCTGGCGGGCGCTCGACGGGTACCGCCACACGGTCGAGGACTCGGTCTACGTCCGTGAGGGCCGGCACGGACTCGGCATCGGCTCGGCGCTGCTCGACGCCCTCATCACCTCGGCGCGCGAGGCCGGGCATCACGTCATGATCGCCGGCATCGAGGCGGGGAACACCGGGTCGGTCCGGCTGCACGAGCGGTTCGGCTTCGAGCACGCCGGGACCGTGCGGGAGGTCGGCACCAAGTTCGGCCGGTGGCTCGATCTGACGCTCATGCGACGGGCCCTGAGCTGACGGCCGCCGGCGCCCCCGCGTCAGCCACCGGACCCCGGCCTCACCAGACCGCTCCGGTAGGCCAGGACGACGAGTTGGGCGCGATCGCGGGCGTTCAGCTTGGTCATCGCGCGCTGGATGTGGCTGCGGACGGTCAGCCGGCCGAGGACCGGCTCGCCGGCGATCTCCGCGTTGGACTTGCCGTACGCGGCCAGGGCCATGACCTCGCGTTCGCGGTCGGTCAGCGGTCTGACGGCCTGCGGGAGGTCGTCGAAGTCGGGCGCGTCGGGAGTGGCCAGGAAGCGGGTGATGAGAGCCCGGATGGCGGCCGGGGACAGCAGGGCGTCACCGGCGGCGACCGTGCGGATGCTCGACAGCAGCACCTCCGGGCTGACCCCCTTGCCGAGGTGCGACCGCCAGGGCGCTGTTCCAGGCCACCCGTCGCGGGGTGCGCAGGCTCGTGGAGTACTGGGTGACGAGCAGCGGGCCCATGAGGAGCGGGGTCAGCAGATGGCCGAGGGCGCCCCGCGCTGCCGGAGAGCGGGTGCCGGGGCATCGTGCCCGTGCCGGCACTTTCACTTGGTGCGAGGGCACAAGGTCTCTTGGTGCGAGCGCACCAGCCGGACCCCTGCGGGTCAGCCTCAGGTCGGGGTGGGGCCGCGCGGATCAGCCGAAGTACGCCGTCTCGTTCACGTGGACCATGTAGTCGCGCCAGTGCGCCCTGATGTAGGTGAACCGCGCGGGGTCGTAGCTCCAGAGTCGGTCCAGCGCGCCCGCGATCAGCTCGTCGTTGGCCCGGACGAAGCCCAGGACCGCCTCAGCGACCGGGGCGTACGACCAGTGCCAGCGCTCCTGGCTGATCGCCGGGGCCGCCTGGGCGGACTCGGCCGTGTACGTCTGGAGGAAGCCGTAACGGGCGGCGTTGGCGCGCAGCCAGGCGTAATGGGCGGCCTGCGGGCCGTCGTCCGTCCAGTTCTGCGGCGTGGTGTCGAAGAAGTCGGCGTCGGATCCCAGGTGGTGGCGGGAGACTCCGGGCGCGGTCGAGGTGCGGAGTATCTCGATCTGGCGCTCGTCCGGGGTCAGGGACGCCCAGACCGTGCGGTGGGATTCCTTGTCGGGGTCCCATTGCGGGTCCGAGCCGAGCTCGGCGGGGTGCTGGGCGCGGATCTCGTCGGTGATGACGCCGAAGGTGCCCGCTCCGCCCGAACCGGTGCGCAGGAACTCGTACTTGCGGTCCCAGATGGTGCGCTGGGTGGCCGCGGTCCGCAGCCGGGAGACGACGACCGCGCCCCGGTCGGTGCCCGTACCGGCCGCGGCGGCGTCGGCCAGGGCGCCGACCTGGGTGTCCAGCTCCGCCGGGATCGCGCCGGGGGCGGTCCCCGTGCCGGTGATCCAGGCCGCGACCGCCGCCGGATCCTCGGCGTTGAGCACGGCCGTGACGGCGCTTTCGCGGTCGTCGATGTCCCGCTGCGTGTCGAACACCCGCGGCGGCGGGGTCTCGCCCCCGAAGGCCGACCAGCCGATCCCGGCCGCGCCGACGGCACCCGCGCCGGCCGTGG
It includes:
- a CDS encoding helix-turn-helix domain-containing protein, with the protein product MSNIVDPLVRQIATRVRTERERRRWTLAQLADASGVSQAMISRIERGESSPTAVVLGKLSAAFQLSIASLLALAEGTRDAPGDDMTADTGETAGVRRGDGAPEWRDPDTGYRRRQITSPHFPAEVAEIRLPAGAHVPYPAAAFAFVRQIVWVLDGHLTFHDGDTVHDLGPGDTIELGEPSERAFANTTDTECRYAVVLTRGTRP
- a CDS encoding MFS transporter is translated as MTRPLPRHGPLLLACVAGTAIANNYAVQPVLSTIAADVGVSDSVIGLVPTAALAGCMTGFALLLPLADRLAPHRLVAAQLTALAAALAVAAAASGPTVLLTAYLLIGAAAGVAAQAGGIAGRHAPPERRATGVATVAAGMSAGILLSRLAGGALTDALGWRRMLLVFAGLALLCAVAAATLLPRERPRSPHGYRATLTALPALLREFPPLRRAALAGGLWYFAFNLVWVTLALALAAPPHSLDPTAIGLYSLTGLLGLAALPFTGRLGDRRTPDTVIGLSMAAAAAGTALLASGPDTPPVLVLGLALFDAGCFAAQAANTSRVIALDPRRSGSLTSVYLVLYFSAGALGTAAAAPLLDALGRRGTTLTALTALLLAALLGRTAVMTPAAAP
- a CDS encoding D-alanyl-D-alanine carboxypeptidase family protein, translating into MQGTNGESTSGRHARRSRRGFLLLATAGAGAVGAAGIGWSAFGGETPPPRVFDTQRDIDDRESAVTAVLNAEDPAAVAAWITGTGTAPGAIPAELDTQVGALADAAAAGTGTDRGAVVVSRLRTAATQRTIWDRKYEFLRTGSGGAGTFGVITDEIRAQHPAELGSDPQWDPDKESHRTVWASLTPDERQIEILRTSTAPGVSRHHLGSDADFFDTTPQNWTDDGPQAAHYAWLRANAARYGFLQTYTAESAQAAPAISQERWHWSYAPVAEAVLGFVRANDELIAGALDRLWSYDPARFTYIRAHWRDYMVHVNETAYFG
- a CDS encoding GNAT family N-acetyltransferase; protein product: MNPIYERHRASVTVRPARPGDGEAIRAIRNHAVEKSTALWTQTPQSPAEGRVWLAAHLERGSAYVAEVEGEIAGFAVYGPWRALDGYRHTVEDSVYVREGRHGLGIGSALLDALITSAREAGHHVMIAGIEAGNTGSVRLHERFGFEHAGTVREVGTKFGRWLDLTLMRRALS